Proteins encoded in a region of the Vicia villosa cultivar HV-30 ecotype Madison, WI linkage group LG5, Vvil1.0, whole genome shotgun sequence genome:
- the LOC131606395 gene encoding albumin-1-like, giving the protein MAYAKLSLFPLFLLATLVIIFPMKKVEADCNDKICSFQRSTCGAGCLCLPGIDFCMNASLVMKIVKKHPKLCESHADCKRKGSGSFCAYYPNSDIKYGVCFDSSSHAEASFTNALSSEFSNLLKMPSAVST; this is encoded by the exons ATGGCTTATGCTAAGCTCTCTCTTTTTCCTCTCTTCCTGCTTGCCACATTAG TAATAATTTTTCCGATGAAAAAGGTAGAAGCAGATTGTAATGACAAGATTTGTAGTTTTCAACGGTCAACATGTGGTGCTGGTTGTTTATGTTTACCTGGGATTGATTTTTGCATGAACGCATCATTAGTTATGAAGATAGTGAAGAAACATCCTAAACTATGTGAGTCTCATGCAGACTGCAAAAGAAAGGGAAGTGGGAGCTTCTGTGCTTATTATCCAAATTCGGATATTAAATATGGCGTGTGTTTTGACTCTAGCTCTCATGCAGAAGCCTCATTCACGAATGCTCTTAGCTCTGAATTCTCAAACTTGTTGAAGATGCCGTCAGCAGTTTCCACTTAA